One Rosa chinensis cultivar Old Blush chromosome 5, RchiOBHm-V2, whole genome shotgun sequence genomic region harbors:
- the LOC112167615 gene encoding uncharacterized protein LOC112167615 — protein MEQEAAESLIQVAGSEGSNPNSSDGSDHPACSEAVTRVKKLLFRRMLVGIKDGRFFLGTFHCIDKQGNIILQDSVEYRSTRRNSPSPMEQRCLGLILIPSSCRVSCHVGCSIEEQMNLLSV, from the coding sequence atggaacaagaagcaGCGGAATCACTGATTCAGGTGGCGGGCTCAGAAGGGTCGAACCCGAATAGCTCAGACGGGTCGGACCACCCAGCTTGCTCGGAGGCCGTGACCCGAGTCAAGAAGCTTCTTTTCCGGCGAATGCTGGTCGGGATCAAAGACGGCCGCTTTTTCTTGGGCACCTTTCACTGCATTGACAAACAGGGTAACATCATTCTTCAAGATTCGGTGGAGTATCGGAGCACTCGCCGGAATTCGCCTTCTCCGATGGAGCAGCGCTGCCTCGGTCTGATTCTCATCCCTAGCTCTTGTCGTGTCTCTTGCCATGTTGGGTGCTCCATTGAAGAACAAATGAATCTGCTTTCGGTCTAG
- the LOC112203093 gene encoding F-box/LRR-repeat protein At3g48880: MPTDGVISEKEDKRRRRRRWEELDMDCLSKVFNRVGMESLVLAVPFVCKSWYKASLSPLSWQELSFPELTRCSWSFDDDEARSFGTFYDKFMDHFGINRSSFSITGFVKSVVDRSKGGATLLWLPAFCTEEALRYVSDACPLLKFLGFVDDLVLFKHSQVVPEVIGKWKYLEVLHLGGSSVPVMQQMLMELRKGKRFSERFKAMFASESPDRYNVLERIVVQIGAHCKRCTTLSLYQVDLGQVEALAIVNLLPNLRCISATGCTIERDTVVTIMRGCKNLGLFRANHCGGFEDNDGEISKLASKTRHFACEGCSDLPARATAWRKYVFIRIGWDIVG; the protein is encoded by the coding sequence ATGCCGACGGACGGCGTCATTTCGGAGAAGGAGGACaagcgaagaagaagaagaagatgggaggAGTTAGACATGGACTGCTTATCGAAGGTGTTTAACAGAGTTGGAATGGAGTCACTGGTTTTGGCGGTGCCTTTTGTCTGCAAGTCGTGGTACAAAGCTAGCCTCAGTCCTTTATCCTGGCAAGAGCTCTCATTTCCAGAGTTAACGCGTTGTTCTTGGAGTTTCGATGATGATGAAGCTCGGAGTTTCGGTACATTTTATGATAAGTTTATGGATCATTTTGGAATCAATAGGAGCAGTTTCTCAATCACTGGTTTTGTGAAGTCTGTAGTCGACCGGAGCAAAGGGGGTGCTACCCTGCTCTGGCTGCCTGCATTCTGTACAGAGGAAGCATTGAGATATGTTTCAGATGCGTGTCCTCTCCTcaagtttttgggttttgtcgATGACTTGGTGCTTTTTAAGCATTCGCAAGTTGTTCCGGAAGTGATTGGGAAATGGAAATATTTGGAGGTGTTGCATTTGGGGGGCAGCTCGGTGCCTGTAATGCAGCAGATGTTGATGGAGCTGAGAAAAGGAAAACGCTTTAGTGAACGTTTCAAGGCGATGTTTGCGTCCGAAAGTCCTGACCGCTATAATGTTTTGGAGAGAATCGTTGTGCAAATTGGCGCTCACTGCAAAAGATGTACGACTCTGAGTCTTTATCAAGTCGATCTTGGTCAAGTTGAGGCATTGGCAATTGTGAACTTGCTGCCAAACCTTCGGTGCATATCGGCAACAGGGTGTACCATTGAAAGGGATACTGTTGTCACAATAATGCGGGGATGCAAAAATCTTGGGCTTTTTCGTGCCAATCATTGTGGCGGTTTTGAAGATAATGATGGAGAAATATCCAAGCTTGCTTCCAAGACTCGTCATTTTGCATGTGAGGGTTGTTCAGACCTTCCAGCCCGTGCTACTGCATGGAGGAAGTATGTTTTCATCAGGATTGGATGGGATATTGTGGGATGA
- the LOC112164766 gene encoding KH domain-containing protein At4g18375 produces MGETGKRYRSQRDRDYDGGNKNQKRRVNDREDRGGGGGGGGGAGGGDEVVVYRILCPVGVIGSVIGKSGKVINSIRQDSRAKVKVVDPFPGAKDRVITIYSYVRDKEEVDVDDEFSSDREPLCAAQDALFKVHSAISNALAAAGDSDKRRRDKEECQILVPASQCANVIGKAGSTIKKLRSRTRTNIKVTAKDASEPTHSCAMDFDNFVMINGESEAVKKALFAVSAIIYKFPAREQIPLDTTVPEAPPSIIIPSDMPIYQPGGLYNPADPIIPSRSLPPLLNATHVQDLHGFADTGNAWPIYSSALPLVSGFSVASRSEELVVRVLCPSDKIGRVIGKGGGTIKSIRQTSGARVEVDDTKDDRDECIITVTATESPDDLKSMAVEAVLLLQGKINDEDVDNVSIRLLVPSKVIGCIIGKNGSIINEIRKRTKADIHISKADKPKCADANDELVEVAGDLSSLRDALIQIVLRLRDDVLKDRDGGHNPAVGAESVYPGSTGLPLPSVLPSVPQVAPLGFDQRAESASGLGMLSSSGLFGYGSLPMGEDGYRSVSSYSSKLYGGLPPPSTLEMLIPANAAGKVIGKGGANIANIRKISGAMIEISESKSSRGDRIAHISGTVEQKRTAENLIQAFIMAI; encoded by the exons ATGGGAGAGACGGGGAAGCGGTATCGTTCGCAGAGGGACCGAGATTACGATGGCGGGAACAAGAACCAGAAGAGGCGGGTGAATGACAGAGAAGATAggggcggtggtggtggtggtggtggaggcgCTGGCGGTGGCGACGAGGTTGTTGTGTACAGGATTCTATGCCCTGTTGGGGTCATTGGAAGCGTGATTGGGAAGAGTGGTAAAGTGATCAATTCGATTAGACAGGATAGTAGAGCTAAGGTGAAGGTTGTGGATCCATTTCCGGGTGCGAAAGATAGGGTTATAACTATTTATAGCTATGTTAGGGACAAGGAGGAGgttgatgttgatgatgagttCAGTAGTGATAGGGAGCCCTTGTGTGCTGCACAGGATGCTCTATTTAAAGTGCATTCTGCTATTTCGAATGCGCTGGCTGCTGCTGGAGATTCTGATAAGAGGAGGAGGGATAAGGAAGAGTGTCAGATTCTTGTCCCGGCTAGCCAGTGTGCTAATGTGATAGGTAAGGCCGGGTCGACGATAAAGAAACTGAGGAGCAGGACGAGGACAAATATTAAGGTCACTGCAAAAGATGCCTCCGAACCAACACATTCATGTGCAATGGACTTTGACAACTTTGTTATG ATAAATGGAGAATCAGAAGCAGTGAAAAAAGCATTATTTGCAGTTTCTGCAATCATATACAAGTTTCCTGCACGAGAACAGATTCCTCTTGATACAACAGTACCGGAAGCCCCTCCAAGCATAATAATTCCATCGGATATGCCGATTTATCAACCGGGTGGATTATATAACCCTGCAGATCCTATTATTCCTTCTAGATCCCTACCTCCACTCCTAAATGCTACACATGTACAGGATCTTCATGGTTTTGCGGATACAGGGAATGCATGGCCCATATATTCATCTGCTCTTCCTTTAGTTTCTGGTTTCAGTGTGGCATCGCGATCTGAGGAGTTAGTTGTGAGAGTACTATGCCCTTCTGACAAGATTGGTCGTGTCATTGGAAAGGGTGGGGGTACCATTAAAAGCATAAGGCAGACTAGTGGTGCTCGAGTTGAGGTTGACGATACCAAGGATGACCGTGATGAGTGCATAATCACTGTTACTGCAACAGAG TCACCGGATGATCTGAAGTCCATGGCAGTTGAAGCTGTTCTATTGTTGCAAGGGAAGATAAATGATGAAGATGTTGACAATGTTTCTATACGGCTTCTTGTTCCGTCTAAAGTTATTGGTTGTATTATTGGAAAAAATGGTTCAATTATAAATGAAATACGGAAGAGAACAAAAGCTGACATCCATATTTCTAAAGCTGATAAGCCTAAATGTGCTGACGCTAATGATGAACTTGTTGAG GTGGCAGGTGATCTCAGTAGTTTGAGAGATGCACTTATTCAGATTGTTCTAAGGCTCCGAGACGATGTCTTGAAAGATAGAGATGGTGGTCATAACCCTGCTGTTGGTGCGGAGTCGGTATACCCGGGTAGCACTGGTCTCCCTTTGCCATCTGTGCTGCCTTCAGTTCCCCAGGTTGCTCCCTTAGGTTTTGATCAGAGGGCTGAAAGTGCAAGTGGCTTGGGGATGCTTTCTTCTAGTGGCCTGTTTGGATATGGATCTCTGCCG atGGGGGAAGATGGCTACAGATCAGTGTCTTCTTATTCATCCAAGCTATATGGAGG ATTGCCACCCCCTTCAACACTTGAGATGCTCATTCCTGCTAATGCAGCGGGTAAGGTGATTGGCAAAGGAGGGGCAAATATAGCTAACATTCGGAAG ATATCAGGAGCAATGATAGAGATTTCCGAGTCCAAATCTTCACGGGGTGATCGTATTGCTCATATATCTGGCACAGTTGAACAGAAGCGGACAGCAGAGAACTTGATCCAGGCATTTATAATGGCCATCTGA
- the LOC112164721 gene encoding ornithine aminotransferase, mitochondrial isoform X1, whose amino-acid sequence MASSRRALQSVLGFNRVIWNGRRSFGAVPQGSAYSSSQTLINSEYEHSAHNYHPIPIVFSQAKGSCIWDPEGNRYLDFLAAYSAVNQGHCHPKIMKALQEQAERLTLSSRAFYNDRFPVFAEYLTSMFDYDMVLPMNTGAEAVETALKLARKWGYEKKKIPKDEAIIVSCCGCFHGRTLAVISMSCDNEATRGFWPLVPGHLKVDFGDAVGLEKIFKENGDRIAGFLFEPIQGEAGVIIPPDGYLKSVRDLCTKYNILMIDDEIQSGLARSGRMLACDWEEVRPDVVILGKALGGGVIPVSAVLADKDIMLCIRPGEHGSTFGGNPLASAVAIASLDVIRDERLAERSAQMGEELRNQLNKIQQKYPNYIKEVRGRGLFNAVELNSKNLSPVSAYDICLKLKERGVLAKPTHDTIIRLTPPLSMSLEELQEGSKAISDVLEHDLPKMQKEKPENISSTASNICDRCGRNLY is encoded by the exons ATGGCGAGCAGCAGGAGAGCTTTGCAGAGTGTGTTGGGCTTCAACAGAGTGATCTGGAATGGACGGAGGAGCTTCGGGGCTGTCCCTCAAGGCAGTGCCTATTCATCTTCTCAGACCCTAATCAACTCTGAATATGAACACAGTGCCCACAA TTACCACCCGATTCCAATTGTATTCTCTCAAGCGAAGGGATCATGCATATGGGATCCCGAGGGAAACAGATATCTGGACTTTCTTGCAGCTTACTCTGCTGTTAACCAG GGTCATTGTCATCCAAAGATCATGAAGGCATTACAAGAACAGGCAGAAAGGCTCACTCTTAGTTCCCGAGCTTTCTATAATGATAGATTTCCAGTATTTGCTGAGTATCTAACAAGCATGTTTGATTATGATATGGTGCTGCCTATGAACACTGGTGCGGAAGCTGTAGAAACAGCTTTAAAGTTGGCAAGGAAATGGGGttatgagaagaaaaaaattccaAAAGATGAG GCTATTATTGTCTCATGTTGTGGCTGCTTCCATGGTCGTACATTGGCTGTCATTTCTATGAGCTGTGACAATGAGGCAACTCGAGGTTTTTGGCCCTTAGTGCCAGGACATCTTAAAGTTGATTTTGGTGATGCAGTTGGCCTTGAAAAAATCTTTAAAG agaatggagatcgaattgcTGGATTTCTTTTTGAACCCATTCAAGGAGAGGCTGGG GTTATAATTCCTCCAGATGGTTATTTGAAATCAGTCAGAGATCTATGCACAAAATATAACATTTTGATGATTGATGATGAAATACAATCTGGTTTAGCACGGTCAGGAAGAATGCTGGCTTGTGATTGGGAAGAAGTTCGCCCAGATGTAGTG ATTCTCGGAAAAGCATTGGGTGGTGGTGTGATACCTGTAAGTGCGGTGCTTGCAGACAAAGACATTATGCTTTGTATCCGACCTGGAGAGCATGGAAG TACCTTTGGTGGTAATCCGTTGGCCAGTGCTGTTGCTATTGCCTCACTAGATGTAATAAGAGATGAGAGACTTGCTGAAAG ATCTGCCCAAATGGGAGAAGAGCTGAGGAATCAGCTAAACAAGATTCAGCAGAAGTACCCAAACTACATTAAGGAAGTTCGAGGAAGAGGTTTGTTCAATGCTGTGGAGCTCAATAGCAAAAACTTGTCCCCTGTTTCTGCTTATGATATCTGTCTAAAGTTGAAGGAGAGGGGAGTTCTTGCCAAGCCAACTCATGATACTATTATTAGATTGACTCCTCCACTCTCCATGAG TTTGGAAGAGCTCCAAGAAGGATCGAAGGCAATCTCAGATGTTCTGGAACATGATCTACCTAAGATGCAGAAGGAAAAACCAGAAAACATCTCTTCAACTGCTTCCAACATATGTGACCGTTGTGGACGAAACTTGTACTGA
- the LOC112164721 gene encoding ornithine aminotransferase, mitochondrial isoform X2 has protein sequence MKALQEQAERLTLSSRAFYNDRFPVFAEYLTSMFDYDMVLPMNTGAEAVETALKLARKWGYEKKKIPKDEAIIVSCCGCFHGRTLAVISMSCDNEATRGFWPLVPGHLKVDFGDAVGLEKIFKENGDRIAGFLFEPIQGEAGVIIPPDGYLKSVRDLCTKYNILMIDDEIQSGLARSGRMLACDWEEVRPDVVILGKALGGGVIPVSAVLADKDIMLCIRPGEHGSTFGGNPLASAVAIASLDVIRDERLAERSAQMGEELRNQLNKIQQKYPNYIKEVRGRGLFNAVELNSKNLSPVSAYDICLKLKERGVLAKPTHDTIIRLTPPLSMSLEELQEGSKAISDVLEHDLPKMQKEKPENISSTASNICDRCGRNLY, from the exons ATGAAGGCATTACAAGAACAGGCAGAAAGGCTCACTCTTAGTTCCCGAGCTTTCTATAATGATAGATTTCCAGTATTTGCTGAGTATCTAACAAGCATGTTTGATTATGATATGGTGCTGCCTATGAACACTGGTGCGGAAGCTGTAGAAACAGCTTTAAAGTTGGCAAGGAAATGGGGttatgagaagaaaaaaattccaAAAGATGAG GCTATTATTGTCTCATGTTGTGGCTGCTTCCATGGTCGTACATTGGCTGTCATTTCTATGAGCTGTGACAATGAGGCAACTCGAGGTTTTTGGCCCTTAGTGCCAGGACATCTTAAAGTTGATTTTGGTGATGCAGTTGGCCTTGAAAAAATCTTTAAAG agaatggagatcgaattgcTGGATTTCTTTTTGAACCCATTCAAGGAGAGGCTGGG GTTATAATTCCTCCAGATGGTTATTTGAAATCAGTCAGAGATCTATGCACAAAATATAACATTTTGATGATTGATGATGAAATACAATCTGGTTTAGCACGGTCAGGAAGAATGCTGGCTTGTGATTGGGAAGAAGTTCGCCCAGATGTAGTG ATTCTCGGAAAAGCATTGGGTGGTGGTGTGATACCTGTAAGTGCGGTGCTTGCAGACAAAGACATTATGCTTTGTATCCGACCTGGAGAGCATGGAAG TACCTTTGGTGGTAATCCGTTGGCCAGTGCTGTTGCTATTGCCTCACTAGATGTAATAAGAGATGAGAGACTTGCTGAAAG ATCTGCCCAAATGGGAGAAGAGCTGAGGAATCAGCTAAACAAGATTCAGCAGAAGTACCCAAACTACATTAAGGAAGTTCGAGGAAGAGGTTTGTTCAATGCTGTGGAGCTCAATAGCAAAAACTTGTCCCCTGTTTCTGCTTATGATATCTGTCTAAAGTTGAAGGAGAGGGGAGTTCTTGCCAAGCCAACTCATGATACTATTATTAGATTGACTCCTCCACTCTCCATGAG TTTGGAAGAGCTCCAAGAAGGATCGAAGGCAATCTCAGATGTTCTGGAACATGATCTACCTAAGATGCAGAAGGAAAAACCAGAAAACATCTCTTCAACTGCTTCCAACATATGTGACCGTTGTGGACGAAACTTGTACTGA